One Zonotrichia albicollis isolate bZonAlb1 chromosome 25, bZonAlb1.hap1, whole genome shotgun sequence genomic window carries:
- the PLEKHM2 gene encoding pleckstrin homology domain-containing family M member 2 isoform X2, which yields MEPAEVKDRILENISLSVKKLQSYFAACEDETPAIRNHDKVLQRLCEHLDHALLYGLQDLSSGYWVLVVHFTRREAIKQIEVLQHVATNLGRSRAWLYLALNENSLESYLRLFQENLSLLHKYYVKNALVCSHDHLTLFLTLVSGLEFIRFDLDLDAPYLDLAPYMPDYYKPQHLLDFEERLPSSVHGSDSLSLNSFNSVTSTNLEWDDSAIAPSSEDGDLTDTLSCPRSEPNGGRAAARSPTQQRHNPFNQDRAEAASSADTTPVHRAEATPEGTDQSESCTELEVIRLAKKKKTGKKKKVKAEEAANSAAPAAPEASGDSGVNGLSDREEPPRDGEGDREEAPRDTDRDTDRDRDRDREEAPRDGGCAAPGEGGERAALGPLALRIPEMKDTSMESVGQPLSKVMDRLNGQLDLGGWNAALEPPGQPFRTGTPGETPDGSSSGDFSEGISAPMDFYRFTVESPNAAAPGGGHHDPPGPGQPPHVSGSPEAPEEEESGEGEAVGAVEESGRASDEPRTSQTESTNAQTLCEPKKEQPSPSPSSAEDSGVEEGQGSPSELTHPSEFRVDNNHLLLLMIHVFRENEEQLFRMIRMSTGHMEGNLQLIYVLLTDCYVYLIRKGAAEKPYMVEEAVSYNELDYISVGLDQQTVTLVCTNRRKQFLLDTADVALTEFFLVSLKSAMIKGCREPPYPSVLTDATMEKLALAKFVAQESKCEACNVVVRFYGLVHWEDPMDEALGPSSSSCSSAEHAVTKDGMLHYKAGTSYLGKEQWKPCFVVLSNGILYQYPDRTDVTPLLSINMGGEQCGGCRRSNTTDRPHSFQVILTDRPSLELSADNEEDMADWMQYFCQAVSKGVIPQGVAPTPCVPCCLVLTDEKVFTCHEDCQTSFFRSLGTAELTDVTAVSTEAGKEYCILEFAQDTKEFLPPWVLYFSCTTELERFLSALSVAWRNIYQVDLQHKAILDAAVKKKCEDAQSLIDSAWQRSDSLCRGRAERDPWC from the exons ATGGAGCCGGCGGAGGTGAAGGACCGCATCCTGGAGAACATCTCCCTCTCCGTCAAGAAG CTGCAGAGTTACTTTGCTGCCTGTGAAGATGAGACACCGGCCATCAGAAACCACGACAAGGTCCTGCAGAGGCTCTGTGAGCACCTGGACCACGCTCTGCTCTACGG gCTGCAAGATCTCTCCTCGGGGTACTGGGTGCTGGTGGTTCACTTCACGCGCCGGGAAGCCATCAAACAGATCGAGGTGCTGCAGCACGTGGCCACCAACCTGGGCCGCA GCCGGGCCTGGCTCTACCTTGCCCTCAAtgaaaattccttggagagctACTTGAGGCTGTTCCAGGAGAACCTCAGCCTGCTGCACAAGTACTATGTCAA GAACGCCCTGGTCTGCAGTCACGACCATCTGACCTTGTTCTTAACACTGGTGTCTGGACTGGAGTTCATCCGCTTTGACTTGGACCTG gatgCTCCATACCTGGACCTGGCCCCCTACATGCCGGATTACTACAAACCTCAGCACCTGCTGGACTTCGAGGAGCGCCTGCCCAGCTCCGTGCACGGCTCCGACAGCCTCTCCCTCAACTCCTTCAACTCTGTCACCTCCACCAACCTGGAGTGGGACGACAGCGCCATCGCTCCATCCAGCGAGG ACGGGGACCTGACGGACACGCTGAGCTGCCCGCGCTCGGAGCCCAACGGCGGCAGGGCCGCGGCCAGGAGCCCCACACAGCAGCGCCACAACCCCTTCAaccaggacagggctgaggcAGCGTCCTCTGCTGACACCACACCCGTGCACAGGGCAGAGGCCACCCCCGAGGGAACGGACCAGTCTGAGAGCTGCACCGAGCTGGAGGTCATCAG GTtagccaagaagaagaagacgggcaagaagaagaaggtgaaggcTGAGGAGGCAGCGAACAGCGCGGCGCCCGCGGCACCCGAGGCCAGCGGGGACAGCGGCGTCAACGGGCTCAGCGACAGGGAGGAGCCACCGAGGGACGGGGAGGGGGACCGGGAGGAGGCGCCGAGGGACACGGACAGGGAcacggacagggacagggacagggacagggaggaggCGCCGAGGGACGGGGGCTGCGCTGCCCCGGGGGAGGGCGGGGAGCGCGCTGCCCTCGGCCCGCTGGCCCTGCGCATCCCCGAGATGAAGGACACGTCCATGGAGAGcgtggggcagcccctgagcaaGGTCATGGACAGGCTCAACGGGCAGCTGGACCTCGGGGGCTGGAACGCCGCCCTGGAGCCCCCCGGGCAGCCCTTTCGGACCGGCACGCCAGGGGAGACCCCGGATGGATCGTCCTCTGGCGACTTTAGCGAGGGGATTTCAGCCCCCATGGACTTCTACCGATTTACCGTCGAgagtccaaacgctgctgcaccAGGTGGTGGCCACCATGACCCTCCAGGGCCTGGCCAACCGCCACATGTTTCTGGTAGCCCTGAGGctcctgaagaagaagaaagcgGAGAGGGAGAAGCAGTTGGGGCAGTAGAGGAGTCTGGAAGGGCGAGTGATGAACCTCGAACTAGCCAGACAGAAAGCACCAACGCACAGACTCTCTGTGAGCCCAAgaaggagcagcccagcccttccccGAGCAGCGCTGAGGACTCTGGGGTGGAGgaagggcagggcagcccctcGGAGCTGACCCATCCCTCCGAGTTCAG GGTGGATAACAACCATCTCCTGCTGCTGATGATCCACGTCTTTCGGGAGAACGAGGAGCAGCTGTTCAGG ATGATCCGAATGAGCACGGGGCACATGGAAGGGAACCTGCAGCTGATCTACGTCCTGCTGACAGATTGCTACGTGTACCTGATCCGGAAAG GGGCAGCGGAGAAGCCGTACATGGTGGAGGAGGCCGTGTCCTACAACGAGCTGGATTACATCTCG GTTGGGCTGGATCAGCAGACAGTGACCCTGGTGTGCACCAACCGGAGGAAGCAGTTCCTGCTGGACACTGCCGACGTGGCTCTCACTGA GTTCTTCCTGGTCTCCTTGAAGTCAGCCATGATCAAAGGGTGCCGGGAGCCCCCTTATCCCAGTGTCCTCACAGATGCCACCATGGAGAAGCTGGCACTTGCCAAGTTTGTGGCACAGGAATCCAAGTGTGAG GCCTGCAATGTTGTTGTGCGTTTCTACGGCCTCGTTCACTGGGAGGACCCCATGGATGAGGCGCTGGggccctccagcagcagctgctcctctgcagagcACGCTGTCACCAAGGATGGCATGCTGCACTACAAGGCAGGCACCTCCTACCTGGGCAAGGAGCAGTGGAAGCCCTGCTTTGTGGTGCTCAG CAATGGGATCTTGTACCAGTACCCCGATCGCACGGACGTCACCCCTCTGCTCTCCATCAACATGGG CGGCGAGCAGTGCGGGGGATGCCGGCGTTCCAACACCACCGACCGGCCCCACTCCTTCCAGGTGATCCTGACGGACCGGCCCTCCCTGGAGCTGAGCGCCGACAACGAGGAGGACATGGCAGACTGGATGCAGTACTTCTGCCAGGCTGTCTCCAAAGGG GTGATCCCCCAGGGTGTTGCCCCGACGCCTTGCGTTCCCTGCTGCCTGGTGCTGACAGATGAGAAGGTTTTCACGTGCCACGAGGACTGCCAGACCAGCTTCTTCCGCTCGCTGGGCACCGCGGAGCTCACCGATGTCACCGCCGTCTCCACGGAGGCTGGCAAGGAGTACTGCATCCTG GAGTTTGCTCAGGACACCAAGGAGTTCCTGCCCCCCTGGGTCCTTTATTTTAGTTGCACTACAGAACTGGAGAGGTTCCTGTCAGCACTGAGTGTCGCGTGGAGGAACATCTACCAG GTCGATCTCCAGCACAAGGCCATTCTGGATGCTGCTGTGAAGAAGAAGTGTGAGGATGCCCAGAGCCTCATCGACAGCGCCTGGCAGCGCAGCGACAGCCtctgccggggccgggccgagcGGGACCCCTGGTGTTAG
- the PLEKHM2 gene encoding pleckstrin homology domain-containing family M member 2 isoform X1: MEPAEVKDRILENISLSVKKLQSYFAACEDETPAIRNHDKVLQRLCEHLDHALLYGLQDLSSGYWVLVVHFTRREAIKQIEVLQHVATNLGRSRAWLYLALNENSLESYLRLFQENLSLLHKYYVKNALVCSHDHLTLFLTLVSGLEFIRFDLDLDAPYLDLAPYMPDYYKPQHLLDFEERLPSSVHGSDSLSLNSFNSVTSTNLEWDDSAIAPSSEDYDFGDVFPAMQTMPSRDWEDGDLTDTLSCPRSEPNGGRAAARSPTQQRHNPFNQDRAEAASSADTTPVHRAEATPEGTDQSESCTELEVIRLAKKKKTGKKKKVKAEEAANSAAPAAPEASGDSGVNGLSDREEPPRDGEGDREEAPRDTDRDTDRDRDRDREEAPRDGGCAAPGEGGERAALGPLALRIPEMKDTSMESVGQPLSKVMDRLNGQLDLGGWNAALEPPGQPFRTGTPGETPDGSSSGDFSEGISAPMDFYRFTVESPNAAAPGGGHHDPPGPGQPPHVSGSPEAPEEEESGEGEAVGAVEESGRASDEPRTSQTESTNAQTLCEPKKEQPSPSPSSAEDSGVEEGQGSPSELTHPSEFRVDNNHLLLLMIHVFRENEEQLFRMIRMSTGHMEGNLQLIYVLLTDCYVYLIRKGAAEKPYMVEEAVSYNELDYISVGLDQQTVTLVCTNRRKQFLLDTADVALTEFFLVSLKSAMIKGCREPPYPSVLTDATMEKLALAKFVAQESKCEACNVVVRFYGLVHWEDPMDEALGPSSSSCSSAEHAVTKDGMLHYKAGTSYLGKEQWKPCFVVLSNGILYQYPDRTDVTPLLSINMGGEQCGGCRRSNTTDRPHSFQVILTDRPSLELSADNEEDMADWMQYFCQAVSKGVIPQGVAPTPCVPCCLVLTDEKVFTCHEDCQTSFFRSLGTAELTDVTAVSTEAGKEYCILEFAQDTKEFLPPWVLYFSCTTELERFLSALSVAWRNIYQVDLQHKAILDAAVKKKCEDAQSLIDSAWQRSDSLCRGRAERDPWC, from the exons ATGGAGCCGGCGGAGGTGAAGGACCGCATCCTGGAGAACATCTCCCTCTCCGTCAAGAAG CTGCAGAGTTACTTTGCTGCCTGTGAAGATGAGACACCGGCCATCAGAAACCACGACAAGGTCCTGCAGAGGCTCTGTGAGCACCTGGACCACGCTCTGCTCTACGG gCTGCAAGATCTCTCCTCGGGGTACTGGGTGCTGGTGGTTCACTTCACGCGCCGGGAAGCCATCAAACAGATCGAGGTGCTGCAGCACGTGGCCACCAACCTGGGCCGCA GCCGGGCCTGGCTCTACCTTGCCCTCAAtgaaaattccttggagagctACTTGAGGCTGTTCCAGGAGAACCTCAGCCTGCTGCACAAGTACTATGTCAA GAACGCCCTGGTCTGCAGTCACGACCATCTGACCTTGTTCTTAACACTGGTGTCTGGACTGGAGTTCATCCGCTTTGACTTGGACCTG gatgCTCCATACCTGGACCTGGCCCCCTACATGCCGGATTACTACAAACCTCAGCACCTGCTGGACTTCGAGGAGCGCCTGCCCAGCTCCGTGCACGGCTCCGACAGCCTCTCCCTCAACTCCTTCAACTCTGTCACCTCCACCAACCTGGAGTGGGACGACAGCGCCATCGCTCCATCCAGCGAGG ATTATGATTTTGGAGATGTCTTTCCAGCAATGCAGACCATGCCCAGCAGAGACTGGGAAG ACGGGGACCTGACGGACACGCTGAGCTGCCCGCGCTCGGAGCCCAACGGCGGCAGGGCCGCGGCCAGGAGCCCCACACAGCAGCGCCACAACCCCTTCAaccaggacagggctgaggcAGCGTCCTCTGCTGACACCACACCCGTGCACAGGGCAGAGGCCACCCCCGAGGGAACGGACCAGTCTGAGAGCTGCACCGAGCTGGAGGTCATCAG GTtagccaagaagaagaagacgggcaagaagaagaaggtgaaggcTGAGGAGGCAGCGAACAGCGCGGCGCCCGCGGCACCCGAGGCCAGCGGGGACAGCGGCGTCAACGGGCTCAGCGACAGGGAGGAGCCACCGAGGGACGGGGAGGGGGACCGGGAGGAGGCGCCGAGGGACACGGACAGGGAcacggacagggacagggacagggacagggaggaggCGCCGAGGGACGGGGGCTGCGCTGCCCCGGGGGAGGGCGGGGAGCGCGCTGCCCTCGGCCCGCTGGCCCTGCGCATCCCCGAGATGAAGGACACGTCCATGGAGAGcgtggggcagcccctgagcaaGGTCATGGACAGGCTCAACGGGCAGCTGGACCTCGGGGGCTGGAACGCCGCCCTGGAGCCCCCCGGGCAGCCCTTTCGGACCGGCACGCCAGGGGAGACCCCGGATGGATCGTCCTCTGGCGACTTTAGCGAGGGGATTTCAGCCCCCATGGACTTCTACCGATTTACCGTCGAgagtccaaacgctgctgcaccAGGTGGTGGCCACCATGACCCTCCAGGGCCTGGCCAACCGCCACATGTTTCTGGTAGCCCTGAGGctcctgaagaagaagaaagcgGAGAGGGAGAAGCAGTTGGGGCAGTAGAGGAGTCTGGAAGGGCGAGTGATGAACCTCGAACTAGCCAGACAGAAAGCACCAACGCACAGACTCTCTGTGAGCCCAAgaaggagcagcccagcccttccccGAGCAGCGCTGAGGACTCTGGGGTGGAGgaagggcagggcagcccctcGGAGCTGACCCATCCCTCCGAGTTCAG GGTGGATAACAACCATCTCCTGCTGCTGATGATCCACGTCTTTCGGGAGAACGAGGAGCAGCTGTTCAGG ATGATCCGAATGAGCACGGGGCACATGGAAGGGAACCTGCAGCTGATCTACGTCCTGCTGACAGATTGCTACGTGTACCTGATCCGGAAAG GGGCAGCGGAGAAGCCGTACATGGTGGAGGAGGCCGTGTCCTACAACGAGCTGGATTACATCTCG GTTGGGCTGGATCAGCAGACAGTGACCCTGGTGTGCACCAACCGGAGGAAGCAGTTCCTGCTGGACACTGCCGACGTGGCTCTCACTGA GTTCTTCCTGGTCTCCTTGAAGTCAGCCATGATCAAAGGGTGCCGGGAGCCCCCTTATCCCAGTGTCCTCACAGATGCCACCATGGAGAAGCTGGCACTTGCCAAGTTTGTGGCACAGGAATCCAAGTGTGAG GCCTGCAATGTTGTTGTGCGTTTCTACGGCCTCGTTCACTGGGAGGACCCCATGGATGAGGCGCTGGggccctccagcagcagctgctcctctgcagagcACGCTGTCACCAAGGATGGCATGCTGCACTACAAGGCAGGCACCTCCTACCTGGGCAAGGAGCAGTGGAAGCCCTGCTTTGTGGTGCTCAG CAATGGGATCTTGTACCAGTACCCCGATCGCACGGACGTCACCCCTCTGCTCTCCATCAACATGGG CGGCGAGCAGTGCGGGGGATGCCGGCGTTCCAACACCACCGACCGGCCCCACTCCTTCCAGGTGATCCTGACGGACCGGCCCTCCCTGGAGCTGAGCGCCGACAACGAGGAGGACATGGCAGACTGGATGCAGTACTTCTGCCAGGCTGTCTCCAAAGGG GTGATCCCCCAGGGTGTTGCCCCGACGCCTTGCGTTCCCTGCTGCCTGGTGCTGACAGATGAGAAGGTTTTCACGTGCCACGAGGACTGCCAGACCAGCTTCTTCCGCTCGCTGGGCACCGCGGAGCTCACCGATGTCACCGCCGTCTCCACGGAGGCTGGCAAGGAGTACTGCATCCTG GAGTTTGCTCAGGACACCAAGGAGTTCCTGCCCCCCTGGGTCCTTTATTTTAGTTGCACTACAGAACTGGAGAGGTTCCTGTCAGCACTGAGTGTCGCGTGGAGGAACATCTACCAG GTCGATCTCCAGCACAAGGCCATTCTGGATGCTGCTGTGAAGAAGAAGTGTGAGGATGCCCAGAGCCTCATCGACAGCGCCTGGCAGCGCAGCGACAGCCtctgccggggccgggccgagcGGGACCCCTGGTGTTAG
- the SLC25A34 gene encoding solute carrier family 25 member 34: MAAGTLAPRPPDSLQEFQYPPQNSPPSTGGVPPATDLVLGATAGCLACFLTNPLEVVKTRLQLQGELQPPGTYPRPYRGVLRAAVAVCRADGLRGLQKGLAAGLLYQGLMNGVRFYCYSHAEDAGWTGYPGGTVAAGAVAGAVGAVVGSPAYLVKTHLQAQTLSAMAVGHQHNHESISGAFKSIYQQHGVVGLWRGVTGAVPRVAVGSAVQLATFASAKDWVCERQWFRKGSWAAVLAGGMVSGVAVAVTMTPFDTISTRLYNQPVDADGTGKLYRGFLDCILQISSKEGLLGLYKGIGAVYLRLGPHTVLSLFFWDKLRNMVQH; encoded by the exons ATGGCGGCGGGGACCCTCGCCCCCCGCCCTCCCGattccctgcaggaattccagtaccccccccaaaacagccccccCTCCACCGGGGGGGTGcccccggccaccgacctggtgCTGGGGGCCACGGCCGGCTGCCTGGCCTGCTTCCTCACCAACCCGCTGGAGGTGGTGAAGACgcggctgcagctgcagggcgaGCTGCAGCCCCCGGGCACGTACCCGCGGCCGTACCGCGGGGTGCTGCGGGCGGCCGTGGCCGTGTGCCGGGCGGACGGGCTGCGGGGGCTGCAGAAGGGGCTGGCGGCCGGGCTGCTCTACCAGGGGCTCATGAACGGCGTCCGCTTCTACTGCTATTCGCACGCCGAGGACGCCGGCTGGACCGGGTATCCCGGCGGGACCGTGGCCGCCGGGGCCGTGGCCGGGGCGGTGGGAGCCGTCGTGGGCAGCCCCGCGTACCTG GTCAAGACCCACCTCCAAGCCCAGACACTGTCGGCCATGGCCGTGGGCCACCAGCACAACCATGAG AGCATCTCCGGCGCTTTCAAGAGCATCTACCAGCAGCACGGGGTGGTGGGGCTGTGGCGGGGGGTGACGGGCGCCGTGCCCCGCGTGGCCGTGGGCTCGGCCGTGCAGCTCGCCACCTTCGCCTCGGCCAAGGACTGGGTCTGCGAGCGCCAG TGGTTCAGGAAGGGCAGCTGGGCGGCGGTGCTGGCGGGGGGCATGGTGAGTGGTGTGGCTGTGGCGGTGACAATGACACCTTTTGACACGATCAGCACGCGTCTCTACAACCAGCCCGTGGACGCCGACGGCACG GGCAAGCTCTACCGAGGGTTTTTGGATTGTATCCTGCAAATCTCCAGCAAAGAGGGGCTGCTGGGCTTGTACAAGGGCATCGGCGCCGTCTACCTCCGCCTCGGCCCCCACACCGTGCTCAGCCTCTTCTTTTGGGACAAGCTCAGGAACATGGTTCAGCACTag
- the TMEM82 gene encoding transmembrane protein 82 isoform X3: MFSLGSWLPALPGLAWGWALLDALLQGLVGACAVSVLCSLLKVYLYIQCANNPERQAEKEAMAARRPLLEPLQVLVLTALLALVGSRVAALVVLEFSLRAVCTILSLGKGAHSSQLYLLCQYSLGCGVSCGLTFLLEGAPHRTWNLALAAGLAGLLALHARRLARHVCALYELHSRQRYCGLCLLLLPAGHAIPRLLRNALGLTFAVADLAAVELINRDFLSTGEAVRFWTPLSICYTLLVVYMQEESRQSTGRGAAFRTVLVRMGGLFILLLTVGRWTDILHVLVSLLGELWCLLHSGALLESCCRILPSSLAWIVGQDPDRGRRPDEEPDSRNSGWLRWAPQNPPPQIPRGD, encoded by the exons ATGTTTTCCCTGGGGTCCTGgctgccggcgctgcccgggctGGCGTggggctgggccctgctggaTGCGCTGCTGCAAG GGCTGGTGGGTGCCTGCGCCGTCTCGGTGCTCTGCAGCCTCCTGAAGGTTTATCTCTACATCCAGTGTGCAAA taACCCCGAGAGGCAGGCGGAGAAGGAGGCGATGGCAGCGCGGCGGCCGCTGCTGGAGCCGCTGCAGGTGCTGGTGCTGACggctctgctggccctggtggGCTCCCGTGTGGCCGCCCTGGTGGTGCTGGAGTTCTCCCTGCGCGCCGTCTGCACCATCCTCTCCCTCGGCAAG ggcgcccacagcagccagctctACCTGCTGTGCCAGTACTCCCTGGGCTGCGGCGTGTCCTGCGGCCTCACCTTCCTGCTGGAGGGGGCTCCGCACCGCACCTGGAACCTGGCGCTGGCGGCGGGGCTGGCGGGGCTGCTGGCGCTGCACGCCCGGCGCCTGGCCCGCCACGTCTGCGCCCTGTACGAGCTGCACAGCCGGCAGCGCTACTGCggcctgtgcctgctgctgctgcccgcgGGCCACGCCATCCCGCGCCTGCTGCGCAACGCCCTGGGCCTCACCTTCGCCGTGGCCGACCTGGCCGCCGTGGAGCTCATCAACCGCGATTTCCTCTCCACGGGCGAGGCCGTGCGCTTCTGGACGCCGCTGAGCATCTGCTACACCCTGCTGGTGGTCTACATGCAGG AGGAGTCCCggcagagcacgggcagggggGCGGCGTTCCGGACCGTGCTGGTGAGGATGGGCGgcctcttcatcctcctcctcaccgTGGGCCGATGGACCGACATCCTGCACGTCTTGGTGTCGCTGCTGGGGGAGCTCTGGTGCCTGCTGCACTCCGGGGCGCTGCTGGagtcctgctgcag GATTTTGCCCAGCAGCCTCGCCTGGATCGTCGGGCAGGATCCGGATCGGGGGAGACGTCCCGATGAGGAACCGGACAGCAGAAACTCGGGGTGGCTTcgctgggcaccccaaaatcccccaccACAGATCCCCCGTGGGGACTGA
- the TMEM82 gene encoding transmembrane protein 82 isoform X1: protein MFSLGSWLPALPGLAWGWALLDALLQGLVGACAVSVLCSLLKVYLYIQCANNPERQAEKEAMAARRPLLEPLQVLVLTALLALVGSRVAALVVLEFSLRAVCTILSLGKGAHSSQLYLLCQYSLGCGVSCGLTFLLEGAPHRTWNLALAAGLAGLLALHARRLARHVCALYELHSRQRYCGLCLLLLPAGHAIPRLLRNALGLTFAVADLAAVELINRDFLSTGEAVRFWTPLSICYTLLVVYMQEESRQSTGRGAAFRTVLVRMGGLFILLLTVGRWTDILHVLVSLLGELWCLLHSGALLESCCRQDFAQQPRLDRRAGSGSGETSR, encoded by the exons ATGTTTTCCCTGGGGTCCTGgctgccggcgctgcccgggctGGCGTggggctgggccctgctggaTGCGCTGCTGCAAG GGCTGGTGGGTGCCTGCGCCGTCTCGGTGCTCTGCAGCCTCCTGAAGGTTTATCTCTACATCCAGTGTGCAAA taACCCCGAGAGGCAGGCGGAGAAGGAGGCGATGGCAGCGCGGCGGCCGCTGCTGGAGCCGCTGCAGGTGCTGGTGCTGACggctctgctggccctggtggGCTCCCGTGTGGCCGCCCTGGTGGTGCTGGAGTTCTCCCTGCGCGCCGTCTGCACCATCCTCTCCCTCGGCAAG ggcgcccacagcagccagctctACCTGCTGTGCCAGTACTCCCTGGGCTGCGGCGTGTCCTGCGGCCTCACCTTCCTGCTGGAGGGGGCTCCGCACCGCACCTGGAACCTGGCGCTGGCGGCGGGGCTGGCGGGGCTGCTGGCGCTGCACGCCCGGCGCCTGGCCCGCCACGTCTGCGCCCTGTACGAGCTGCACAGCCGGCAGCGCTACTGCggcctgtgcctgctgctgctgcccgcgGGCCACGCCATCCCGCGCCTGCTGCGCAACGCCCTGGGCCTCACCTTCGCCGTGGCCGACCTGGCCGCCGTGGAGCTCATCAACCGCGATTTCCTCTCCACGGGCGAGGCCGTGCGCTTCTGGACGCCGCTGAGCATCTGCTACACCCTGCTGGTGGTCTACATGCAGG AGGAGTCCCggcagagcacgggcagggggGCGGCGTTCCGGACCGTGCTGGTGAGGATGGGCGgcctcttcatcctcctcctcaccgTGGGCCGATGGACCGACATCCTGCACGTCTTGGTGTCGCTGCTGGGGGAGCTCTGGTGCCTGCTGCACTCCGGGGCGCTGCTGGagtcctgctgcaggcag GATTTTGCCCAGCAGCCTCGCCTGGATCGTCGGGCAGGATCCGGATCGGGGGAGACGTCCCGATGA
- the TMEM82 gene encoding transmembrane protein 82 isoform X2, whose product MRCCKVRPRGWPGDSPGDTGDPLLPFPAGLVGACAVSVLCSLLKVYLYIQCANNPERQAEKEAMAARRPLLEPLQVLVLTALLALVGSRVAALVVLEFSLRAVCTILSLGKGAHSSQLYLLCQYSLGCGVSCGLTFLLEGAPHRTWNLALAAGLAGLLALHARRLARHVCALYELHSRQRYCGLCLLLLPAGHAIPRLLRNALGLTFAVADLAAVELINRDFLSTGEAVRFWTPLSICYTLLVVYMQEESRQSTGRGAAFRTVLVRMGGLFILLLTVGRWTDILHVLVSLLGELWCLLHSGALLESCCRILPSSLAWIVGQDPDRGRRPDEEPDSRNSGWLRWAPQNPPPQIPRGD is encoded by the exons aTGCGCTGCTGCAAGGTGAGACCCCGAGGgtggcctggggacagcccaggggaCACCGGTGACCCACTGCTGCCTTTCCCCGCAGGGCTGGTGGGTGCCTGCGCCGTCTCGGTGCTCTGCAGCCTCCTGAAGGTTTATCTCTACATCCAGTGTGCAAA taACCCCGAGAGGCAGGCGGAGAAGGAGGCGATGGCAGCGCGGCGGCCGCTGCTGGAGCCGCTGCAGGTGCTGGTGCTGACggctctgctggccctggtggGCTCCCGTGTGGCCGCCCTGGTGGTGCTGGAGTTCTCCCTGCGCGCCGTCTGCACCATCCTCTCCCTCGGCAAG ggcgcccacagcagccagctctACCTGCTGTGCCAGTACTCCCTGGGCTGCGGCGTGTCCTGCGGCCTCACCTTCCTGCTGGAGGGGGCTCCGCACCGCACCTGGAACCTGGCGCTGGCGGCGGGGCTGGCGGGGCTGCTGGCGCTGCACGCCCGGCGCCTGGCCCGCCACGTCTGCGCCCTGTACGAGCTGCACAGCCGGCAGCGCTACTGCggcctgtgcctgctgctgctgcccgcgGGCCACGCCATCCCGCGCCTGCTGCGCAACGCCCTGGGCCTCACCTTCGCCGTGGCCGACCTGGCCGCCGTGGAGCTCATCAACCGCGATTTCCTCTCCACGGGCGAGGCCGTGCGCTTCTGGACGCCGCTGAGCATCTGCTACACCCTGCTGGTGGTCTACATGCAGG AGGAGTCCCggcagagcacgggcagggggGCGGCGTTCCGGACCGTGCTGGTGAGGATGGGCGgcctcttcatcctcctcctcaccgTGGGCCGATGGACCGACATCCTGCACGTCTTGGTGTCGCTGCTGGGGGAGCTCTGGTGCCTGCTGCACTCCGGGGCGCTGCTGGagtcctgctgcag GATTTTGCCCAGCAGCCTCGCCTGGATCGTCGGGCAGGATCCGGATCGGGGGAGACGTCCCGATGAGGAACCGGACAGCAGAAACTCGGGGTGGCTTcgctgggcaccccaaaatcccccaccACAGATCCCCCGTGGGGACTGA